The Gemella massiliensis genome contains a region encoding:
- the gyrB gene encoding DNA topoisomerase (ATP-hydrolyzing) subunit B translates to MVEKKEMQEYNADQIQVLEGLEAVRVRPGMYIGSTSSKGLHHLVWEIVDNSIDEALAGYCDTITVAIEKDNWIRVEDNGRGIPIDIQEQTGKPALEVILTVLHAGGKFGGGGYKVSGGLHGVGASVVNALSTDLEAYVHRDGHIYLMKFQRGEVVQDITVVGVTDKTGTTVRFKADPEIFQETTEYEYDILRMRIRELAFLNKGITIILKDEREGQEKEESFCYEGGLLEYVEMLNENKDALHEAIYVQGEMDGKEVEISMQYNTGYASNVLSYANNINTHEGGTHESGFKTALTRIINSYGKKNKLIKEKESLTGDDVREGLVAIISIKHPNPQFEGQTKTKLGNSEMSTITNKLFSEELDRFLLENPKTAKIIVEKGLQASRARIAAKKARESTRRKNALEFTNLPGKLADCSSKDATECELFLVEGDSAGGSAKLGRNSTFQAILPLKGKILNVEKVRIDKVLSSDEIRSLITAVGMGIGETLNIDKLRYHKIVIMTDADVDGSHIRTLLLTFFFRYMKELIDAGYVYIARPPLYGLKVGKKEYYSHTEEELKEHIEEYAKDKKYAVQRYKGLGEMNAEELWATTMDPEHRLMYKVSIDDAQRADAAFEVLMGEKVEPRRKFIEENALNVINLDV, encoded by the coding sequence ATGGTAGAGAAAAAAGAAATGCAAGAATATAATGCTGACCAGATTCAAGTTCTTGAGGGGCTTGAAGCTGTTAGGGTAAGACCCGGTATGTATATTGGTTCAACATCAAGTAAAGGGTTACACCATCTTGTTTGGGAGATAGTAGATAACTCTATTGATGAAGCGTTAGCAGGGTATTGTGATACGATTACTGTTGCGATTGAAAAAGATAATTGGATAAGAGTAGAGGACAACGGACGTGGTATTCCGATTGATATTCAGGAACAAACGGGAAAACCTGCATTAGAAGTAATTTTAACAGTATTACATGCCGGTGGTAAATTTGGCGGTGGCGGTTATAAAGTATCCGGAGGACTTCATGGAGTTGGGGCTAGTGTAGTTAACGCTCTATCTACCGACTTGGAGGCGTACGTTCATCGTGATGGTCATATTTATTTGATGAAGTTTCAACGTGGGGAAGTTGTACAAGATATTACGGTTGTCGGTGTAACTGATAAAACAGGGACAACAGTTCGTTTTAAAGCTGATCCAGAAATTTTCCAAGAAACAACGGAGTATGAATATGATATTTTACGTATGCGTATTCGTGAACTTGCATTCTTAAATAAGGGAATTACGATTATTCTTAAAGATGAAAGAGAAGGGCAAGAAAAAGAAGAATCGTTTTGTTATGAAGGCGGATTATTGGAATATGTTGAAATGCTTAACGAGAACAAAGATGCTCTGCATGAGGCAATTTATGTTCAAGGAGAAATGGATGGCAAAGAGGTTGAAATTTCAATGCAATATAATACAGGTTACGCCAGCAATGTTTTAAGTTATGCAAATAACATTAATACCCATGAAGGCGGGACCCATGAAAGTGGGTTTAAAACAGCCTTAACACGAATTATTAATTCTTATGGAAAGAAAAATAAACTGATTAAAGAAAAAGAATCATTAACAGGTGATGATGTTAGGGAAGGTCTTGTTGCTATTATTTCCATAAAACATCCTAATCCACAGTTTGAAGGACAGACAAAAACAAAACTTGGAAATTCAGAAATGAGTACCATAACTAATAAATTATTTTCAGAAGAGTTAGATAGATTTTTACTGGAAAATCCTAAAACTGCAAAAATTATTGTCGAAAAAGGATTACAAGCATCACGTGCAAGAATTGCCGCTAAAAAAGCTCGTGAATCAACACGTCGTAAAAATGCTTTAGAATTTACAAATTTACCGGGGAAATTAGCTGATTGTTCCAGCAAAGATGCAACCGAATGTGAATTATTCCTAGTCGAAGGAGATTCTGCAGGAGGAAGTGCAAAACTTGGACGTAACAGCACTTTTCAAGCTATTTTACCATTAAAAGGTAAGATTTTAAATGTGGAAAAAGTAAGAATAGATAAAGTATTATCTAGTGATGAAATTCGTTCTTTAATTACGGCTGTAGGAATGGGAATTGGAGAAACATTAAATATTGACAAATTACGTTATCATAAAATTGTAATTATGACTGATGCTGATGTTGACGGAAGTCATATTCGTACGTTGTTATTAACATTCTTCTTTAGATACATGAAAGAATTAATTGATGCAGGATATGTTTATATTGCAAGACCGCCATTATATGGTTTAAAAGTTGGGAAAAAAGAATATTATTCACATACAGAGGAGGAATTAAAAGAGCATATTGAAGAATATGCTAAAGATAAAAAATATGCCGTTCAACGATATAAAGGTCTTGGAGAAATGAATGCTGAAGAATTATGGGCTACAACAATGGATCCGGAACATCGTTTAATGTATAAAGTAAGTATTGATGATGCACAACGTGCAGATGCGGCGTTTGAGGTCTTAATGGGTGAAAAAGTTGAACCTAGACGTAAGTTTATTGAAGAGAATGCGTTGAATGTTATTAATTTAGATGTTTAA
- the gyrA gene encoding DNA gyrase subunit A: MEDNKNNITLRNITTEIENSFLDYSMSVIVSRALPDVRDGLKPVHRRILYAFNELGLTYDKPYRKSAAVVGEVMAKYHPHGDSATYGTIVRLAQDFNSRYPLVDGQGNFGSIDGDGAAAMRYTEARMSKIASEMLRDINKNTVDMQDNYDGTKKEPKVLPAKIPNLLVNGSSGIAVGMATNIPPHNLGEVIDGIVALSDNPDITIAELMTKIKGPDFPTGAYLLGRSGIVKAYNTGRGSIIMRGKTAIEQMKNGKERIVITEIPYQVNKAKLVEKIAELARDKKIEGVTDLRDESSLKGIRIVIELRRDVNSNVILNNLYKLTPLQSSFGVNMIALVNGVPKLLNLKEALYYYLEHQKEVVVRRTKFDLKKAQDRAHILEGLRIALDNIDRIISLIRGSKTTEEAKTGLIKQFDLSDIQAQAILDMRLQRLTGLEREKIEDEYSKLMNLIKDLQDILNKEDRVREIVKTELLEIKEKYGDSRRSVIIEGQVDTIDNEDLIEKEQIIITLSHNQYIKRLAASTYKSQGRGGRGVNGMTTNDEDNIAYMLSCSTHDHILFFTDKGKVYTLKGYEVNQMSRQSKGIPIINLLEIEKEEKVNSIIAISDLQEEGTNLIFSTKFGIIKKSKLGDYASILKKGKIALKLDDGDSLIDVQRITDEQDIMIVTANGQAIRINAEKVRTMGRVSRGVKGITLGLDDYVIGMEVVDETKKILTVTENGIGKISKSTEFNVINRGGKGVKVAKVTKKTGKIVAVKSIAGNEDLMVMTNQGVIIRIDISTISTLGRTATGVKVINLVDDQKVATVTLAEKEENYEEE, encoded by the coding sequence ATGGAAGATAATAAAAATAATATTACCTTGAGAAACATAACAACAGAAATTGAAAATTCTTTCTTGGATTACTCAATGAGTGTTATTGTCTCACGTGCATTGCCGGATGTACGTGATGGTTTAAAACCTGTACATAGAAGAATATTATATGCCTTTAATGAATTAGGACTAACATATGATAAACCTTATAGAAAAAGTGCAGCGGTAGTAGGGGAAGTAATGGCAAAATATCACCCTCACGGTGATTCTGCAACATATGGAACAATCGTTCGTTTAGCACAAGATTTTAATAGTCGTTATCCGCTGGTTGACGGGCAAGGAAACTTTGGTTCTATTGACGGAGATGGTGCTGCTGCAATGCGTTATACAGAAGCACGTATGAGTAAAATCGCATCCGAAATGTTACGTGATATAAATAAAAATACTGTTGATATGCAAGATAACTATGACGGTACCAAAAAAGAACCAAAAGTATTGCCGGCCAAAATACCTAACTTATTAGTAAATGGAAGTAGCGGTATCGCAGTAGGTATGGCTACAAATATTCCACCGCATAATTTAGGAGAAGTTATTGACGGTATTGTGGCACTGTCCGATAATCCTGATATAACAATAGCGGAACTAATGACAAAAATAAAAGGACCGGACTTTCCAACCGGAGCATATTTACTGGGGCGTAGCGGCATAGTTAAAGCATATAATACCGGACGTGGTTCAATTATTATGCGTGGTAAAACTGCAATTGAGCAGATGAAAAATGGGAAAGAACGTATTGTTATTACAGAAATACCTTATCAGGTAAATAAAGCAAAATTGGTAGAAAAAATAGCGGAATTAGCCCGTGATAAAAAAATAGAAGGTGTAACAGATTTACGTGATGAAAGTAGTTTGAAAGGAATTCGTATTGTTATTGAATTACGCCGAGATGTTAACAGTAATGTAATTTTAAATAATCTTTATAAATTGACGCCTCTACAAAGTTCATTTGGTGTGAATATGATTGCTCTTGTAAACGGTGTACCTAAGTTATTAAATTTAAAAGAGGCACTATATTATTATTTAGAACATCAAAAAGAAGTTGTAGTAAGAAGAACGAAATTTGATCTCAAAAAAGCACAAGATCGTGCTCATATTTTAGAAGGATTAAGGATTGCCCTTGATAATATCGACAGAATAATTAGTTTAATTCGCGGTTCTAAGACAACAGAAGAGGCCAAAACAGGATTAATAAAACAATTTGATTTATCTGATATTCAAGCACAAGCTATATTAGATATGCGACTACAACGTTTAACAGGGTTAGAACGTGAAAAAATTGAAGATGAGTATAGTAAATTAATGAATTTAATAAAAGATTTACAAGATATCTTGAATAAAGAAGATCGTGTTCGTGAAATTGTTAAAACAGAGTTACTCGAAATAAAAGAAAAATATGGAGATTCACGTCGTAGTGTTATAATTGAAGGACAAGTTGATACGATAGATAATGAAGATTTAATAGAAAAAGAACAAATAATTATTACATTATCACACAATCAATATATCAAACGTTTAGCAGCTAGTACATATAAATCTCAAGGACGTGGTGGACGTGGTGTTAATGGAATGACAACAAATGATGAAGATAATATCGCATATATGTTAAGTTGTTCAACTCATGATCATATATTATTCTTTACAGATAAAGGTAAGGTATACACACTTAAAGGATATGAAGTTAATCAAATGAGTAGACAATCAAAAGGAATACCGATAATAAATCTTCTTGAAATTGAAAAAGAAGAAAAAGTTAATTCTATTATTGCCATTTCCGACTTACAAGAAGAAGGAACAAATCTAATTTTCTCTACTAAGTTTGGTATTATTAAAAAATCTAAACTCGGTGATTACGCAAGTATTCTTAAAAAAGGGAAAATAGCACTTAAACTTGATGACGGTGATTCTCTAATAGATGTTCAACGAATTACTGATGAACAAGATATTATGATTGTAACAGCTAATGGGCAAGCAATTCGTATTAATGCAGAAAAAGTACGTACCATGGGACGGGTGAGTCGTGGTGTGAAAGGTATTACACTCGGTTTAGATGATTATGTTATTGGCATGGAAGTAGTAGATGAAACGAAAAAAATCTTGACTGTAACCGAAAATGGTATTGGTAAAATATCTAAATCAACGGAATTTAATGTAATTAACCGTGGAGGAAAAGGTGTCAAAGTAGCAAAAGTTACGAAGAAAACAGGTAAAATCGTTGCGGTAAAATCAATTGCAGGTAACGAAGATCTAATGGTAATGACAAACCAAGGTGTTATTATTCGAATTGATATTTCAACAATTAGTACACTAGGGCGTACAGCAACAGGGGTTAAAGTAATCAATTTAGTTGATGATCAAAAAGTGGCGACAGTTACATTAGCAGAAAAAGAAGAAAATTATGAAGAAGAATAA
- the tnpA gene encoding IS200/IS605 family transposase, whose amino-acid sequence MANKHNSLSHTKWICKYHIVFTPKYRRKIEFNQYKRDIVDIIKRLCKYKGVEIIEGHIMPDHIHLLLSIPLKYSVSSFMGYLKGKSSLMIFDMHANLKYKYGNRKFWAEGYYVSTVGLNEGTIRKYIKDQEAHDIAIDKLTTKEYTNPFGNKKK is encoded by the coding sequence ATGGCAAATAAACATAATAGTTTATCGCATACAAAGTGGATATGTAAATACCATATTGTATTTACCCCTAAGTATAGACGAAAAATAGAATTTAATCAATACAAACGAGATATAGTAGATATAATAAAAAGGTTATGTAAGTATAAAGGAGTGGAAATAATAGAAGGACATATAATGCCAGATCATATACATTTGCTGTTATCAATACCACTAAAATATAGTGTATCAAGTTTTATGGGATATTTGAAAGGAAAAAGTTCACTGATGATATTTGATATGCATGCAAACCTGAAGTATAAGTATGGGAATAGAAAGTTTTGGGCAGAAGGATACTATGTAAGTACTGTAGGTTTGAATGAAGGTACAATAAGAAAATACATCAAAGATCAAGAAGCGCATGATATTGCAATAGATAAACTGACAACAAAAGAATATACAAATCCATTTGGAAATAAGAAAAAATAG
- the ppc gene encoding phosphoenolpyruvate carboxylase yields MQSTRLESSINENIVQEEIQLLTEMLLEATRKMTSEETFKKIMTLKKLADNKKYDELNTVVKDLTKEEMYTVAKFFSVLPLLINIAEDVDLAFEVNYKNNAGENYIGKLKTAIEKITDNTILENINVVPVLTAHPTQVQRKSMLDLTEEIHSLLRKHRDIKQGLINETKWRNSLQKHIEIILQSDTIREKKLKVSNEITNVLEYYNRSFIQAISTLMTEYKNLLKENNISLMNETPITMGMWIGGDRDGNPYVTAETLKLSAMKQCEVILDYYVVKLENLYRTFSISSQFINVSDELRSLSEKSTDVSEYREKELYRKSIFYIKEKLLNTKNYLLNDIKSENIYLTTCEFEKDLEVIKNSLLENNGEVFITGEFEELLNIVKIFGFYLASIDMRQDSSVHEVCVDELLRNANIVKNYSDLPEKDKCKVLLKQLVEDPRPLSIGDNSKQSEQLNKELEIFRTARILKDKLGDNIIKQSIISHTTSISDLLELAIMLKEVGLVGKDFARLQLVPLFETIEDLENSYEVMDNYLKLDIVKEWIKDNKYYQEIMLGYSDSNKDGGYLSSGWSLYKAQQKLALLGDKHGIKITFFHGRGGTVGRGGGPSYDAIVSQPLGSLQDRIRLTEQGEVIGAKYGNKDAAYYNLETLFSAVIERMNSDKVELDESLYRKITNVMDEIVTDSYKTYRKLVFENKEFYNYFFEATPIKEISSLNIGSRPVSRKKITDIGGLRAIPWVFSWSQSRIMLPGWYGVGTAFSNFIKKDSKNLSFLQELYEQWPFFKALLSNVDMVMSKADMGIAKEYANLCSDEKTKKVYSEILKEWNLTKEVVLKISKHSNFLEDNFYLTQSLEHRLPYFNTLNYVQIELIRRARQGEIPDSQINTIHITINGIATGLRNSG; encoded by the coding sequence ATGCAAAGTACGAGATTAGAGAGTAGTATTAACGAAAATATTGTTCAAGAAGAGATTCAGCTATTGACTGAAATGTTGTTGGAAGCCACTAGAAAAATGACATCAGAAGAAACTTTTAAAAAAATTATGACATTAAAAAAATTGGCGGATAACAAAAAATATGATGAATTAAATACTGTTGTAAAAGATTTAACAAAAGAGGAAATGTATACAGTAGCAAAATTTTTCTCAGTATTGCCGCTTCTTATAAATATAGCGGAAGATGTAGATTTGGCATTTGAAGTAAATTACAAAAATAATGCCGGTGAAAATTATATAGGAAAACTTAAAACGGCAATAGAAAAAATAACGGATAATACTATATTAGAGAATATAAATGTTGTTCCCGTTTTAACTGCTCATCCTACACAGGTTCAAAGAAAGTCTATGTTGGATTTAACCGAAGAGATACATTCACTGCTTAGAAAACACCGTGATATTAAGCAAGGGCTCATAAATGAAACGAAATGGAGAAATAGTCTTCAAAAACATATAGAGATTATTTTACAAAGTGATACTATTCGTGAAAAAAAATTAAAAGTATCAAATGAAATAACTAATGTTCTTGAATATTATAATCGTTCTTTTATTCAAGCAATTTCTACCCTAATGACAGAATATAAAAATTTACTTAAAGAAAATAATATTTCTTTAATGAATGAAACACCAATTACTATGGGAATGTGGATAGGAGGAGACCGTGACGGAAATCCTTATGTAACTGCAGAAACATTAAAACTTTCAGCTATGAAACAATGTGAAGTAATATTAGATTATTATGTTGTAAAATTAGAAAATCTGTATAGAACATTTTCTATCTCTTCTCAATTTATTAACGTAAGTGATGAATTGAGAAGTCTTTCAGAAAAATCAACAGATGTTTCTGAATATAGGGAAAAAGAACTTTATAGAAAATCTATTTTTTACATTAAAGAAAAACTATTAAATACAAAAAATTATTTATTAAACGATATAAAATCAGAAAATATTTATTTAACAACCTGTGAATTTGAAAAAGATTTAGAAGTCATAAAAAATTCTCTTTTGGAAAATAATGGGGAAGTATTTATAACCGGAGAATTTGAAGAATTATTAAATATCGTAAAAATTTTCGGCTTTTATTTGGCAAGTATTGATATGAGGCAAGATTCCAGTGTTCACGAAGTTTGTGTAGATGAACTATTAAGAAATGCCAATATAGTGAAAAATTACAGCGATTTACCGGAAAAAGATAAATGTAAAGTGTTATTAAAGCAATTAGTTGAAGATCCCAGACCGCTCAGTATCGGGGATAATTCAAAACAATCAGAACAGTTAAATAAAGAACTTGAAATTTTTAGAACTGCAAGAATTTTAAAAGACAAGTTAGGCGATAATATTATTAAGCAAAGTATTATTTCACATACAACAAGTATTTCGGATTTGTTAGAACTTGCTATCATGTTAAAAGAAGTTGGATTAGTAGGAAAAGATTTTGCAAGGCTTCAACTTGTCCCATTATTTGAAACTATTGAGGATTTAGAAAATTCATATGAAGTAATGGATAATTATTTGAAATTGGATATAGTTAAAGAATGGATTAAAGATAACAAATATTATCAAGAAATAATGTTAGGTTATTCTGATAGTAATAAAGACGGAGGTTATTTATCTTCGGGTTGGTCTTTATATAAGGCTCAACAAAAACTGGCTTTATTAGGCGATAAACATGGAATAAAAATAACATTTTTCCACGGACGTGGAGGAACTGTCGGTCGTGGTGGTGGTCCCAGTTATGATGCGATAGTATCACAACCGCTAGGTAGTCTACAAGATAGAATTCGATTAACAGAACAAGGTGAAGTAATAGGAGCAAAATACGGCAATAAAGATGCCGCTTACTATAATTTGGAAACATTATTCTCGGCAGTAATAGAAAGAATGAATTCTGATAAAGTAGAATTAGATGAGAGTTTATATAGAAAAATTACAAATGTAATGGATGAAATTGTTACAGATAGTTATAAAACATATAGAAAATTAGTTTTTGAAAATAAAGAATTTTATAATTATTTCTTTGAGGCTACTCCAATAAAAGAAATTTCCAGTTTAAATATCGGCTCACGACCGGTATCACGTAAAAAAATTACGGATATAGGTGGACTTCGTGCTATACCTTGGGTATTTTCATGGTCGCAAAGTAGAATAATGTTACCCGGTTGGTATGGAGTAGGAACAGCATTCTCTAATTTTATAAAAAAAGATAGTAAAAATCTCTCTTTTCTTCAAGAACTGTACGAACAATGGCCATTTTTCAAAGCATTATTGTCAAATGTTGATATGGTGATGTCAAAAGCAGATATGGGGATTGCAAAAGAATATGCAAATCTTTGTAGTGATGAAAAAACAAAAAAAGTGTATAGTGAAATTTTAAAAGAATGGAATTTAACAAAAGAGGTTGTTTTAAAAATTTCTAAACATAGTAATTTTTTAGAAGATAATTTCTATTTAACACAAAGTTTAGAGCATAGATTACCATATTTTAATACATTAAATTATGTACAAATAGAACTTATAAGACGTGCAAGACAAGGAGAAATTCCTGATTCTCAAATAAATACAATTCATATAACAATAAACGGAATAGCAACAGGTTTAAGAAATTCCGGATAA
- a CDS encoding winged helix-turn-helix transcriptional regulator produces MKNETLFGICPFFTTQKILAGKWTILILHILSNKEKRFNELQRELGEITQATLTKQLKQLEHDGLIHREVYAQVPPKVEYSLTSIGKNFQKVLDELENWGADYIEYLKTTAQKS; encoded by the coding sequence ATGAAAAACGAAACTTTATTTGGAATTTGCCCATTTTTTACTACACAAAAGATCCTTGCGGGAAAATGGACTATTTTGATACTTCATATTCTTAGTAATAAAGAAAAAAGATTTAATGAATTACAACGTGAACTTGGAGAAATTACTCAAGCTACCTTAACTAAACAACTTAAACAACTGGAACATGACGGTCTTATTCATCGTGAAGTTTACGCTCAAGTTCCCCCAAAAGTTGAATATAGTTTAACATCAATAGGAAAAAATTTTCAAAAAGTTCTTGATGAATTGGAAAATTGGGGTGCTGATTATATTGAATATTTAAAAACAACAGCTCAAAAATCGTAA
- a CDS encoding nitroreductase family protein, with amino-acid sequence MTQEKLYQTRRSNYALGKNLPISEEKVLEIIKNAIKYSPSAFNSQTAHAVVLLGDNHDKLWNITFNELSKILPNEDAKKTTKDKLDTFSAAYGTILFFEDHDVVKGLQEQFPTYADNFPLWSEQSTGIASFAVWNALAEAGVGANIQHYNPLIDDAVAKEWDIPTNMVLRAQMPFGEITAPAAPIERTDRTRIIK; translated from the coding sequence ATGACACAAGAAAAATTATATCAAACAAGAAGAAGTAATTACGCATTAGGAAAAAACCTTCCAATTTCAGAAGAGAAAGTGTTAGAAATTATAAAAAATGCAATAAAATATTCACCAAGTGCTTTTAATTCGCAAACTGCACATGCAGTAGTGTTGTTAGGTGATAACCACGATAAATTATGGAATATAACATTTAATGAATTATCTAAAATATTACCTAATGAAGATGCTAAAAAAACAACTAAAGATAAATTAGATACTTTTTCTGCAGCATACGGAACAATTTTATTCTTTGAAGATCATGATGTAGTAAAAGGATTGCAAGAACAATTTCCAACATATGCTGACAATTTTCCATTATGGTCTGAACAATCAACAGGTATTGCATCATTTGCTGTATGGAATGCATTGGCAGAAGCTGGAGTAGGTGCAAATATCCAACATTATAATCCATTAATTGATGATGCTGTAGCTAAAGAATGGGATATTCCGACCAATATGGTATTACGTGCACAAATGCCGTTTGGTGAAATTACAGCTCCGGCAGCACCTATTGAGAGAACTGATAGAACACGTATAATAAAATAA
- a CDS encoding aldehyde dehydrogenase family protein yields MEKLKKENFKMYIDGEWVDSSDKLVVKSYNPANSEYLANFPDATEEDVNSAVAAARRAFKTWRKTTVSERAALLNKIADIIDENTELLAITESLDNGKPIRETLSVDVPLSAKHFRYFAGCILADEGQATVLDEKFLSLILREPIGVVGQIIPWNFPFLMAAWKLAPALAAGNTIVIKPSSLTSLSLLTFVELIQDILPKGVLNVVTGRGSKSGEFLKNHNGLDKLAFTGSTEVGRKIALAAAEKLIPATLELGGKSANIILDDADMEKALDGVQLGILFNQGQVCCAGSRIFVQEGIYDEFVAKVKERFTKLIIGDPLNPETQMGSQIDEKQAEKIINYIEIAKKEGGEILVGGERYTENGCDKGAFVKPTLITNINNGCRIAQEEVFGPVSVIIKFKSDEEVINQANDSEYGLAGAVFSKNINRALNIARSVETGRMWVNTYNQIPEHAPFGGYKKSGIGRETHKVILEHYSQMKNILIDLTDDISGFYN; encoded by the coding sequence ATGGAAAAATTAAAAAAAGAAAATTTTAAAATGTATATTGATGGGGAATGGGTGGACTCATCAGATAAATTAGTTGTGAAATCTTATAACCCGGCTAATTCAGAGTATTTAGCGAACTTCCCAGATGCGACTGAAGAAGATGTAAATAGTGCAGTAGCGGCTGCAAGAAGAGCCTTCAAAACTTGGAGAAAAACAACAGTTAGCGAACGTGCTGCCTTATTAAATAAAATTGCAGATATAATTGATGAAAATACGGAACTGTTAGCAATAACAGAATCACTTGATAATGGTAAACCGATAAGAGAAACTTTAAGTGTTGACGTTCCGCTAAGTGCAAAACATTTTAGATATTTTGCGGGATGTATTTTAGCTGATGAAGGACAAGCAACGGTATTAGATGAAAAATTTTTAAGCCTAATTTTAAGAGAGCCTATAGGTGTTGTTGGGCAAATTATACCTTGGAATTTTCCGTTTTTAATGGCAGCATGGAAACTTGCACCGGCTTTGGCAGCAGGGAATACTATCGTTATTAAACCGTCAAGTTTAACTTCACTTAGCTTGTTGACATTTGTAGAACTAATTCAAGATATATTGCCTAAAGGAGTGTTAAACGTAGTTACAGGGCGTGGAAGTAAATCAGGTGAGTTTCTAAAAAATCATAATGGTTTAGATAAACTCGCATTTACCGGATCAACAGAAGTTGGAAGAAAAATTGCCTTAGCTGCTGCAGAAAAATTGATACCTGCAACATTAGAATTGGGTGGAAAATCAGCAAATATTATTTTAGATGATGCAGATATGGAAAAAGCATTAGACGGTGTTCAATTAGGTATCTTATTTAACCAAGGACAAGTATGCTGTGCCGGTTCAAGAATATTTGTTCAAGAGGGTATTTATGATGAGTTTGTAGCGAAAGTAAAAGAAAGATTTACTAAACTTATAATAGGGGATCCGTTAAACCCTGAAACACAAATGGGAAGCCAAATTGATGAAAAACAAGCCGAGAAAATTATTAACTATATTGAAATTGCTAAAAAAGAAGGTGGAGAAATTCTTGTAGGCGGAGAAAGATATACGGAAAATGGTTGTGACAAGGGAGCATTTGTTAAACCTACATTAATTACTAATATAAATAATGGATGCCGTATCGCTCAAGAAGAGGTATTTGGTCCGGTTTCGGTAATTATTAAATTCAAATCTGATGAGGAAGTTATTAACCAAGCAAATGACAGTGAATATGGACTGGCTGGAGCAGTATTTTCTAAAAATATTAATAGAGCATTAAATATTGCTCGCAGTGTTGAAACCGGAAGAATGTGGGTTAATACTTATAATCAAATTCCGGAACACGCACCATTCGGCGGATATAAGAAATCAGGTATTGGACGTGAAACTCATAAAGTTATTCTTGAACACTATTCACAAATGAAAAATATCTTAATTGATTTAACTGATGATATATCAGGATTTTATAATTAA